One Lysobacter enzymogenes DNA segment encodes these proteins:
- the sctJ gene encoding type III secretion system inner membrane ring lipoprotein SctJ, with product MGRASGVNAAGFKATCFKAAGFKAGRILAALLACLLIVGCTRTPLYSQLDEQQANELMAALLDAGIPAEKDPSPSKTGWEVMVNRGDIPYAMQVLNSRGLPRAQYRSLGEVFKKEGFASSALEEKARYLYGLSQELSRTLTRIDGVVEARVHIALPDRDPLGGNVQDSSASVLIFERPGQSLRDRETDIKVFVKDSVEGLDDVNKVTVKFFTVQSPPKVHQAAGPLNAVIGSIDLSAVIIGAGVLVLLAIAAFFFGRLRSRFFPPSQPPPQSNARGGVWNG from the coding sequence ATGGGTAGGGCGTCAGGCGTCAACGCAGCCGGCTTCAAAGCGACCTGTTTCAAGGCGGCCGGCTTCAAGGCGGGAAGGATTCTGGCGGCCCTGCTGGCCTGCCTGCTGATCGTGGGGTGTACGCGCACGCCGCTGTACAGCCAGCTCGACGAGCAGCAGGCCAACGAACTGATGGCGGCGTTGCTCGATGCGGGCATTCCCGCCGAGAAGGACCCCTCGCCGAGCAAGACCGGCTGGGAGGTCATGGTCAACCGCGGCGACATTCCCTACGCGATGCAGGTGCTCAATTCGCGCGGCCTGCCGCGCGCGCAGTACCGCTCGCTCGGCGAGGTGTTCAAGAAGGAGGGCTTCGCCTCCTCGGCGCTGGAAGAGAAGGCGCGCTACCTCTACGGCCTGTCGCAGGAACTCTCGCGCACCCTGACCCGGATCGACGGCGTGGTCGAGGCGCGCGTGCACATCGCCCTGCCCGACCGCGATCCGCTCGGCGGCAACGTCCAGGATTCCTCGGCCTCGGTGCTGATCTTCGAACGCCCCGGCCAGAGCCTGCGCGACCGCGAGACCGACATCAAGGTGTTCGTCAAGGACAGCGTCGAGGGCCTGGACGACGTCAACAAGGTCACGGTGAAGTTCTTCACCGTGCAGTCGCCGCCGAAGGTGCATCAGGCCGCCGGCCCGCTCAACGCGGTGATCGGCTCGATCGACCTGAGCGCGGTGATCATCGGCGCCGGCGTGCTGGTGCTGCTGGCGATCGCGGCGTTCTTCTTCGGCCGCCTGCGTTCGCGCTTCTTCCCGCCGTCGCAGCCGCCGCCGCAGAGCAACGCCCGCGGCGGAGTGTGGAACGGATGA
- a CDS encoding FliH/SctL family protein: MPADPLRHEAPSAAGASNVADLTARRDLGRAAGTVAVFERKQFERALAGTVVPAQQWSQVVEMDQTLARVNALYDQAGDEIQQAREAGYAAGFAEGLARAQQQMAQQLADLNERRARVLADAGSRVTELACAIVARISPEFDARAVVPPLVMQAVEAAQAEQFLLIRVHPSVREEVAQGLGLVRQAHPVVGVIELVDDESLDKLSCVVVSEVGEVRAGVAQQIEAIRIALSGAEYGAEHGAEHGG; encoded by the coding sequence ATGCCCGCCGATCCGCTCCGCCACGAAGCCCCGTCCGCCGCCGGCGCGAGCAACGTCGCCGACCTGACGGCGCGGCGCGACCTCGGCCGCGCCGCGGGCACGGTGGCGGTGTTCGAGCGCAAGCAGTTCGAGCGCGCGCTGGCCGGCACCGTGGTGCCGGCGCAGCAGTGGAGCCAGGTGGTCGAGATGGACCAGACCCTGGCCCGGGTCAACGCGCTCTACGACCAGGCCGGCGACGAGATCCAGCAGGCGCGCGAGGCCGGCTACGCCGCCGGTTTCGCCGAGGGCCTGGCGCGCGCGCAGCAGCAGATGGCGCAGCAGTTGGCCGACCTCAACGAGCGTCGCGCGCGGGTGCTGGCCGACGCCGGCAGCCGCGTGACCGAGCTGGCCTGCGCGATCGTGGCGCGGATCTCGCCCGAATTCGACGCGCGCGCGGTGGTGCCGCCGCTGGTCATGCAGGCGGTGGAGGCCGCGCAGGCCGAACAGTTCCTGTTGATCCGCGTGCACCCCAGCGTGCGCGAGGAAGTGGCCCAGGGCCTGGGCCTGGTGCGCCAGGCGCATCCGGTGGTGGGCGTGATCGAACTGGTCGACGACGAAAGCCTCGACAAGCTCAGCTGCGTGGTGGTGTCGGAAGTCGGCGAAGTGCGCGCCGGCGTGGCCCAGCAGATCGAGGCGATCCGGATCGCGCTGTCCGGCGCCGAATACGGTGCCGAACACGGCGCGGAGCACGGTGGATGA